GCAGCTGATCGGCGCCTATCATCAATATCCGGACGGCGTGGTCCTCTATCTCGGCACCATGTTCGCGCCGATCCAGGACCGGCGCGGGCCCGGGCAGGGCTTCACCCATGAGATCGGCGATATCGTCACGATTTCGACCCCGACCCTGGGCAGCCTGACCAACCGCGTCACCACCAGCGACAAGGCGCCGGCCTGGCGCTTCGGCGCCACGCAGCTCATGCGCAATCTGGCGAAGCGCGGCCTGCTTTAGACGCGGCCAGCGTTTCAGAAGATGCCGGAATTGAGGGTCAGCTGGGCCAGCCGGTCCAGGGCCTCCGTCATGCGGGCCAGCAGGAGGGCATCGGGTGGCGCCAGCGGATCGATCCGGGCGAAAGCCTCGGCGGCGGTGCGGAAGCTGTCGATCATCGGGGCGAGCGTGGCCCTGCAGCGCTCATCCTGGAGCGCCATCATCGACGCCAGGGCGGTATTGAGGGCCTGCACGGCGCGGTCGCGCTGGGCGCTGAGCTGATCGCGATAGAAACCGAGCAGGCGGGTCCGGCCGAGATCCAAGGCCGGAAGACTGACGATGTTCGTCATGGCGGCGATCCTGAAATGAAGAGACGATGACGGTGCCGAGGGCCGGAGCGGGCAGGGGCGTTGGTTATGCGGCCCATGCCCGCTCCGTTTCCTTGGCGTCAGGCGGCGCGGATGTTGTCCAGGAACTTGCTGACCTCGCCGCGCAGCACTTCCGACTGCTTGGCAAGATCGCCCGCCGTGGACAGAACCTGGGCCGAGGCGGCTCCGGTCTGGCCGGCGGCCTGGGTCACGCCGGTGATGTTGGTCGAGACCTCGGAGGTTCCGGCCGCCGCCTGCTGCACATTGCGCGCGATCTCCTGGGTGGCGGCTCCTTGCTCCTCGACGGCCGAGGCGATGGCGGTCGCGATCTCGCTGATCTTGGTGATGGTCGAGCCGATCCCCTCGATGGCGGTCACGGCCCCGTCGGTCGCTCCCTGCATCGCCTGGATCTGGCCGGCGATCTCCTCGGTCGCCTTCGAGGTCTGGGTGGCCAGCGATTTGACCTCGGAGGCCACCACCGCGAAGCCCTTGCCGGCTTCGCCGGCACGGGCGGCCTCGATCGTGGCATTGAGCGCCAGGAGGTTGGTCTGGCTGGCGATGTCGTTGATGAGCTGCACGACATTGCCGATCTTCTGCGCGGCATCGGCGAGGCCCCTCACGGCGCCGTTGGTCCGCGTCGCTTCATCGACGGCACGGCCGGCGATCTGGGTCGATTCCGAAACGCGCCGCGTGATCTCGCTGATCGAACTGGTCAGCTCCTCGGCCGCGGCCGCCACCGTCTGGACATTGGTGGAGGCCTCTTCCGAGGCGGCCGCGACGGCGGTCGACTGGCGCGAGGTCTCTTCGGCGGTCGCCGACATGCTCTCGGCCGTCGAACGCATCTCGGTCGCCGCGGAGGCGAGGATCCCGAGCAGACCCGAGACCGATTCGTCGAAGCTCTTGATATAGCCTTCGATTGCGCGTTGGCGTGCTTCCTTGCGTTCCTGCTCCTTGGCCTGCTCGGCAGCCAGGCGGTCCATCTCGATCGCGTTCTGCTTGAAGACCTCGACGGCATCGGCCATCTGGCCGATCTCGTCCTTGCGGCCGAGGGCGGGAACCGTGATCGCCTTGTCGCCGCCGGCGAGCCTGGTCATGGCGCCGGTCATGGCGACGATGGGACGCGAAATACCCCGGCCGATCAGCCAGGCGATGACGAGACCCAGCACCAGGCCGCCGGCGCTCAGCAACGTGGACAGGGTCTTGGTGCCGGCAATCACGCCGTCGGTGTCCGTGGCGT
The nucleotide sequence above comes from Hypericibacter terrae. Encoded proteins:
- a CDS encoding HAMP domain-containing methyl-accepting chemotaxis protein is translated as MTAITAASLPGRGNFLANMKIRTRVILGFLCVLAILAAIALVGFFGFSRVATEFANYTDVVNIASDAQTIERNLTDLRRHVEMFVETGDAADADATHEIEKQLEDDIATGSSEAIDDAQKQDIQGIGTSLKDLVTDFDKVVDIETQRTHIATDVLDVEGPKLADDFVDVGRQASQDGNSAASVLASTALLEMMKARLYANLMLDRHESSNAQAAEEAFQGVKKSLEDLDKLTLTPALRSEVDQIKTLVASYEDAFQQSKTFDDNLESLTTVTIAGEVKAITGDADAIKKDAASDEEQDATDTDGVIAGTKTLSTLLSAGGLVLGLVIAWLIGRGISRPIVAMTGAMTRLAGGDKAITVPALGRKDEIGQMADAVEVFKQNAIEMDRLAAEQAKEQERKEARQRAIEGYIKSFDESVSGLLGILASAATEMRSTAESMSATAEETSRQSTAVAAASEEASTNVQTVAAAAEELTSSISEITRRVSESTQIAGRAVDEATRTNGAVRGLADAAQKIGNVVQLINDIASQTNLLALNATIEAARAGEAGKGFAVVASEVKSLATQTSKATEEIAGQIQAMQGATDGAVTAIEGIGSTITKISEIATAIASAVEEQGAATQEIARNVQQAAAGTSEVSTNITGVTQAAGQTGAASAQVLSTAGDLAKQSEVLRGEVSKFLDNIRAA